The Syngnathus scovelli strain Florida chromosome 7, RoL_Ssco_1.2, whole genome shotgun sequence DNA window AGTTATCATGAAGGAGCGTCCTGCCAAAGACACCTCCAGGTCCTTCTCCACAAAACGCTTGGAAGCTGACTCAAAGGCATTTCTATGGAGAAAGAACAAATAAGTTTTTGCATCAGTGGCCTCTCCATGAGTACATCAGGACTCTTTATCCTGGACCCACTTGTTCAGGATCTGCATTCAAAtaagcttgcactgttttgaaaCTCAGCTGACCTCATGTGACAGTGAGAGAGAAAAAGTGGCTGTATTCAGGTCAAAGGGGGTCAGTAGGCAGACTTGGCATTGTGttccgcctcacagtttgagTGTACACACGAGTGAGAGATTGTGCCTGGCAGCGGATGTGACAGGAAGAGTTTGACGGTGACTGACAACAGGAACGGAGTATGTGCACAAAAGTGTGTGTGGTAACCATTGTCCTGGAAGCTATTGTTAAGGAAGGCTGCACAAGGCCAAGTGAGACTGAGGCAAAATACCCGCTCTGTTCAGTGGTGTCATGCAGAGAGCTATTAGTGCAGGGACAGAGCGGGTCGCTCTGTTGGAGAAGCAAcaacacagaacaaaggggagaagaaaaaaaagcataaaagcACCTTTTCAGAAAGCCCGACTCACTGTAATGAGGAAAGCCTCTGATAGGCTGTAGATGGACATGAGTATTGGGACACAAACCATTCATAGCTCTTATTTAATATTGTGTAAATGAAATGTATGGTTGATGTCACGTTTAACTGGCTTGTCACAGTCACATGTCATTTATTGGCAACAATAGAAAAATCAAGTAACTGGTAATTTCTGTCACTTCATCCTCAATTTATGTAATGTATATTTGATGGCAGTTTAAGCCAAATGTGAATGGTAGAAGGCTGCTGTCATATCATAAACACAGGAACCATATTATACTTTAATATTTTCAATTGATACGTCCTTCTTCAGAGATATAAGATTTATTCATCTCATTTAAAGATGAGAGGATTAACTAAATAAGGATTAGCAAAATAACTAACTGACTAAAATAATTTGCAAACTTAGATGCATCACGATATAGTGTTCCATCTTACCTCTTTTCAATCACCCAAAGTGTTTCACACGTTATCACAAAAAGCATCTGTAGTCAAAATTTTCTgtcaaaaaatctgaaaattgtTTCAAATAATGAGAACAAATGATACCCGATAACAAGATAGTTAAATATCTATATACAGACAGATAGAAATTAAGCAGCAATATTCAAACAACTGTCGTATTATTACTTTACTGTGTAACAAACCAAAagcaaagaacaaacaaaaacaaagagcatCATCATGAGAAGGGAATCAACTAAATTTAAATGAAACCTGGGGGAGACAAAAATTGAGAGCATCAGTCATACCTGGTGAACTCTGTCATGCCCTTGAGGAACCAGGCCAAGTTGCGGTACAGAGACATGGTGGTGTTCTGGGTCTGGAAGCATCAGGACGTTCTGCCCTCTTCGCTCCTCTTTTGAGCTGCGCTCGGACACCACGTGGAACAGAACGagcctgctgggcccagaacaCCTGCAGCCGACTAGTGGCAGGCAGAGGGACAGCAACAACTACATTAACTGCTCCAATGAGGATTTCTGCAGagatgtcaaatatcaaactaTACTCTGAAGTAGAAGTACAACCCCTGGAATAATTAAGTGCTGATTCACTTAATATAGTATATATGTGGTAATATTTTActgtatgtaagaaaaaaatgtttagtaGTTTAAATTGACACGAGTATTTGTATGAGTTGAATATTTAGTTAATAACAACATTTCTAATGTTAATGAAAACAACTTGTTTCAGTTTCACATTAGACGCTGGAATATTTTAACACTACACACAAGTGTTGTGTAGCATCAACCAGTGTTGACTAGTGACGAATTTCAACTACTATGCAGAGtaaaacacaaacatttttagTCACACCTTTAAAGCAGACTGTAAAAGCGtacaatctctctctctctctctctctctctctctctctctctctctctctctctctctctctctctctctctctctctctctctttctctctctctctcacccactctttctctcacactgtgtgtgtttgtgtttgtgtgtgtgcatgtgtgtgtctgcgagtgtgtgtctgtgagtgtgtgtttacgTGTAGGTGTGGCGAAGGTGTGATGCACAATGTAAGGAGCAGGAGCCCAGCAGGAGCACTTTCACCGCCCATACTGTCCGTAAGGACGTTTCTTCCTCTTGTGGGATTTTGTCCCATGATTCTAAAAGAGATTGAGAGACAAAATGGTGAGTGTGTGCTGCACGGGTTCTTCTGCATGCAACAGTAGTTATTTATTTAAAGTTAAGGCAGTTTATATATGTTAGAATTCAATAGCTAAATTGTATTTCAATTTTGTGGTATAAATGACAATAAAAGTTCTGATCgtcaaaaaactaaaataatccCGTATAATAATCTAATGATAATCAAAGCAAAACTGTTAGCTGGTGGGAATGAAATGGTTGCGACCTTTTTTTCTACATAAGCCGTCTTATCTTGTGGTAAGTGTTTACAGGTGCTCCTCAGGGCAAAGTGCTTTCTTGAGTCACTCTTTGCATTTATTGTTGTAGTGTATTGCAAAATGGTGGTGTTTGCCATTTACTAGATCAGAGGTCACCTGCTGGCAATAAGTagctttgaagaagaagaagtctTTTGGGGTTTTTGGAATCATTGGATtttatcaccaaatgattcccgagcgcggcaccgctgctgctcactgctcccctctcccccaggggatggatcaaaatcacatggggatgggttaaatgcagaggacaaatttcaccacacccagatgtgtgtgtgacgatgatcattgggactttaactttaactttgactTTATGACATTGCATTAACACGGATACATTTGTTGGCCCCTCTCTGTTAAAGAAAGAAAGGGCCTCCTCCATTTTTTGCAGTAGGGAAAGGGTTCTTACAGCTGATGTGCCTTGCCAAAAGTGTCCAGTTTTATCTTGTCTGTCCAAAGAATATTCTCTCAAAAGTTTTGTGGCTGGTcaacatgcatttttttccattttattaAGATTTCATTTCCATTAACTGTGTGTTCTTTGTCTTCCTCGGATTGTGTGACTGAAACTGATGTACCTTGACCTTGGTTCTAACCATTAAGTTCTTTGAAAATTGTTCTGGGCttttttgtttccatttgtCTTAATCCTGTCACGCCCATGCCAGAGCACGCTTGGCCGGCAACTttcctcagccacaccccttcatcaccgtcatgtctgtcacctgcttcctcttgttaccttatgtatttaagccctgcccgtgtgtttctccctgtcggtgtcttctgttgtGTTGCTGTTCCTGTTGTCTGGTTTCCCGGTCAgtattttaaccttgtccaagtggacttctgtctgtctgtcggtctgtctgtttgctggctgtgagtctctatcccgtctgtgtcgtcggttccccacctgcctcccttccaactccctttcccttCAAAAAAATCCTGGTTCAAACTGCGTTTAGTCACctaggctcaactcattcctgacaaatcCTTTCGTCAATTTCTGCAGGTAGACACAGAAACATCAAGCTACTTGGAGATGATCTGATATCCTCTACCTTCACCATGCTTTTCTATAGTTTTCTTTCTAATTTGCTGAAAAAAACTCTTTTTCACTCCTTCTGGTCCATGTTTATATTTTTCACACACCATGACACGCACAGTAACTACTTGTCACACtgcagggcacacaaagacaaacaaccattcacgctCACTCCTACAGCCAAATTATAGAGGCCAATCGGCCTATCATGCATGGTTTTTTCATAATTCTGTGGAAGGACCATTCAAAAGACTCTTTCATTGGTTAATTTTCATTGTTTCATttattacttttttcttttttttaaaaatatttttcttttaggtTACCAACAATTTTGTCACCGTGTGCAATTTCCGCAACACACTGTTTAAACTTGGCAGAGCTGAATTGTTCTGTTTTGTTTCCTTGtatcacagatgtcaaactcgaggcccgggggccagatacggcccgccacatcattttatgtagcccgcgaagacaaattgtgcatcaaattcgtgtgtcatgactagaattgcaaattgtcttcactttcaacgtttttaaatatttgaccagtttttactcttctgatttgttagtttgttttgtagattttattgtatataatgaggtgctcatatttatttgggttgacagtcataatggccctccgaaagaagctatgactacaatgcggcccgcgaacaaaatgagtttgacacccctgccttatatGCTCTCTCCAGATTCGCTTCTTGCTGCTGTTCAGCAAGCAGGGAAAGCTACGTCTGCAGAAATGGTTCACACCATTAACAGATcaagagaagaagaaggtgaTCCGGGACATGATGATGATTGTGTTGGCCCGAATACCGCGCTCGTGCAACTTCCTGCAGTGGAGAGACCTCAAGATTGTCTATAAAAGGTTCATACGCATGAAATGTAGAAACTGTTCATCTCACACTCGCTTGCATTTTTCATGGCGGAGACCAGTCTGCCATATTGACAAACCCGTTGGTCCAATAAGAAAGTCAGGAGATTGTGTCCCACCACAGATGTGCTGTCTAGGAAAAACATCTTGGATTCCCGTGTTTGTGCTTGGCATTGGAAATAAAACAATTGTTTACAAAGCTAGTGTTATACTTTTGTGTCTGTTTATCTTGGTGTTCCTTCCTTCAAATAACTCAAgtgtttatataatattttatatGCTTGTCGTAAAAGACTTAAGTTACCTTTTCAAGTCATATGTCATGGTTAGCATATCAAAGTAGCTGCAATATATTCACTATAATAACCTCCACTGCAGGTACGCCAGCCTGTATTTCTGCACTGGTCTGGAGGAGCAAGATAATGAGCTGCTGAGCCTTGAGGTGCTGCACAGATTTGTTGAACTGCTGGATAAATACTTTGGCAATGTAAGTACCGATAAATTGTGTTTTAACCAAAAATTATGTGCCTCGTCATTATAAAGCTTAATTTCTATGCAGGATGCATCTGTTCTATTGTTACTTTAGAAGATTGGACAGCACGTTTTATGCAACATTCCGCTGTTCTTGTTAAAGTGTCTGTTCAGTACAGCTGTTTCTTTGGAtgctagttaattttttttccaaggtagCGCATATGCAAAGTTTTTCAATGAACAATGATCCACAAAAGATTTCACCAAGTCTGATTTAAAATGCTGCACTTGCTAGATATCTAAATTTGGAATCCAAATTACTGTTAATAAATATCTCCTTAATAAATACCTGAATGGCTGTGTAATATAGGACATACATCATGGCCATGTAAGAAGACACTCaattggataataaaaataacacatttaataatttatttgctTAGTAATATCTATACAGTATAAGCGGCAAAGTGGTTAGTAAATTAGCACTGCATGTTTTGAAtgtttatgtattttatttttttacatatatttttattttatttatatttgtatatatttagtatatttatatatacatatatttattatatctgCATACAGGTATAGTTTTATTTTGGTAATTACCAAtgcagtggatttttttttatttcacagcTGCCCAATCGGTCATGGTCTAATACATTTAAGATTTGTTTTAATTCCCATAGAGTCCAGTGTGTGTGGTACATTGTGTTTTGCTTCATCATCAGGTGTGTGAGCTggacattatttttaattttgaaaaggcGTATTTTATTTTGGATGAATTCTTGATGGGAGGAGAAGTGCTAGAAACCTCCAAAGTGGCCGTGGGTGTCTCTCTGCAGGAGGCTGACGAACTCCAAGAGGTGCAGTAAGCTTTCACACGCCCTCGTGAACGTAGGTTTGGAGAGAAGTGACTCATgagaacatttgttttcatgttttgtCATTGCAGACAATGGAGGAATATATGAGCAAACCTATGTATTGAGCCTATAACAGAGACCTCTCCCACCTCAGGACATAAACCAAAAGGTTTAAATCTGTGCAATATTTTCACTTTGTCATGAACCACAAAATGCTTCTGTAAATTAGCACCCAATATTGTTTGAAAAAAGCTCACATTTCACGAACTTTTCTTTTTGAAAGAAATCATTATCAACATAATACATTTACAAAATGTACTCTGGTTGTCTTATTTTGCTTCTTGAGAAGGAGGCTCTGGCTTCAAATCTTACCTCGGTCTTCCTATGTTGCTTCTTTCTTGGATTATTTGAAGACTAAGTTGTCCATAGGTGCAAAAAATAAGTCTGAATGGTTGTTTATATATGCCTTGTGATGGATATAAATGGTTGGGTAGATGCATGTTAAATTGATTCTACGCAACAGATACCACTTTTATTCGTGTATGCAAGGATACCTAATTATAGTATTACTAAATATTGCATTCATAATTGCCCTACAAATTTTACTACACTGTCTATGAATTGTTTCCAGTGTATTGTGCTAGtggctaagattttttttttattgtttattttattgtgcCATTACATCTCAGCTtgctagaaagaaaaaaaatctcaatagcctttttgcttgtttgctgatttgaaaaaaaaaaatctatatgttaacaatgagaggaaaaaaataacagaacTCGGTAAGGAAAAATAAAGTCAATGCTTTATTAACCTCAAGTATGTCACATATGCCCACATTTAGGAAAGAATTGCCAACAAACACAAGTGAAAGTAAGGGGTCCAACACCGATGTGTGTGTCGTCAGGAGTGGTGAGTCACATGTACGGGATGTTGAGCAACTAACTCAAATTATTGTCAGAACACTCATATTTCTGCTAATAAATAAGACATTCAGTAAACCTACAGAGGAACCACAGTTGACtgcatatttatatttttgaaaataCTTAATTTTTGTCTCTGTCCACTTC harbors:
- the ap1s3a gene encoding AP-1 complex subunit sigma-3a; amino-acid sequence: MIRFLLLFSKQGKLRLQKWFTPLTDQEKKKVIRDMMMIVLARIPRSCNFLQWRDLKIVYKRYASLYFCTGLEEQDNELLSLEVLHRFVELLDKYFGNVCELDIIFNFEKAYFILDEFLMGGEVLETSKVAVGVSLQEADELQETMEEYMSKPMY